Proteins encoded by one window of Kribbella flavida DSM 17836:
- a CDS encoding sensor domain-containing diguanylate cyclase — MVAQSRRAVWNWALWTLTVPAFGLVVLVDLLAIGYGVRAFAELPSWRGLDLVFALTVSALVAVEGARRVENRRNRGGALHKDLAPAWMIAAALVLHPALAILVAVLLRIWWRIRAGKCIPYRWAFSTAVHVLGVGAAHAVFTGAREMTGDASFGLVAAMAAAAFAYVATETLLCGLAISLIVPGSGRRDTIGGKDDLWVDATAATFGCLLAAAALVSPWFAFLAVPISLTAQRALLLGQLESEVQTDPKTKLGRVDWWRQRTEEMLRTARTQREPMAVLLIDIDHFKQVNDRHGHLVGDEALRAVATILRSAIRAKDVIGRFGGEEFVIALPDTDGTDAAVTADRLRSAVAASPLAAMCAGVLDDPELDPDTFHLTVSVGVAVYPSDGHTVDELLRRADRAMYAAKAAGRDRVRLAADAAPTGLAHLTLPPAPAMPAVPPLRPAIPADPVGQLSSVERVGPTVRPR, encoded by the coding sequence ATGGTCGCGCAGAGTAGGCGGGCGGTGTGGAACTGGGCGCTGTGGACCCTCACGGTCCCCGCGTTCGGCCTCGTCGTGCTGGTCGACCTGCTCGCGATCGGGTACGGCGTGCGCGCGTTCGCCGAGCTGCCGTCGTGGCGCGGGCTCGACCTGGTCTTCGCGCTGACCGTGTCGGCGCTCGTTGCGGTCGAGGGCGCCCGCCGGGTGGAGAACCGGCGCAACCGCGGCGGCGCGCTGCACAAGGACCTCGCGCCCGCGTGGATGATCGCGGCCGCGCTCGTGCTGCACCCGGCGCTGGCGATCCTGGTCGCGGTGCTGCTCCGGATCTGGTGGCGGATCCGCGCCGGCAAGTGCATCCCGTACCGCTGGGCGTTCAGCACCGCGGTGCACGTCCTGGGCGTCGGTGCCGCGCACGCGGTCTTCACCGGTGCGCGGGAGATGACCGGTGACGCCTCGTTCGGACTGGTCGCCGCGATGGCCGCGGCAGCCTTCGCCTACGTCGCCACCGAGACGCTGCTCTGCGGACTCGCGATCTCGCTGATCGTCCCGGGCAGCGGTCGCCGGGACACCATCGGCGGCAAGGACGACCTCTGGGTCGATGCCACCGCGGCGACGTTCGGGTGCTTGCTGGCCGCCGCCGCGCTGGTCAGCCCGTGGTTCGCGTTCCTGGCGGTGCCGATCTCGCTGACCGCCCAGCGCGCGCTGCTGCTCGGCCAGCTGGAGTCCGAGGTGCAGACCGATCCGAAGACCAAGCTCGGCCGGGTCGACTGGTGGCGGCAGCGGACCGAGGAGATGCTGCGCACGGCCCGCACCCAGCGCGAGCCGATGGCGGTGCTGCTGATCGACATCGACCACTTCAAGCAGGTGAACGACCGGCACGGCCACCTGGTCGGCGACGAGGCGCTGCGGGCGGTCGCGACGATCCTGCGCAGCGCGATCCGGGCCAAGGACGTGATCGGGCGGTTCGGTGGCGAGGAGTTCGTGATCGCGCTGCCGGACACCGACGGGACCGATGCCGCCGTCACCGCCGACCGGTTGCGCAGCGCGGTCGCCGCCAGCCCGCTGGCCGCGATGTGCGCCGGCGTGCTCGACGACCCGGAGCTGGATCCGGACACCTTCCACCTCACGGTCTCGGTCGGCGTCGCCGTCTACCCGTCCGACGGCCACACCGTCGACGAACTGCTGCGCCGCGCCGACCGCGCCATGTACGCCGCCAAAGCCGCCGGCCGCGACCGGGTCCGCCTGGCCGCGGACGCGGCCCCGACCGGCCTGGCCCACCTCACCCTGCCGCCGGCCCCGGCCATGCCCGCTGTGCCTCCTCTCCGACCGGCCATCCCCGCAGACCCGGTCGGCCAGCTGTCCTCCGTCGAGCGCGTCGGTCCCACCGTCCGCCCCCGCTGA
- a CDS encoding SigE family RNA polymerase sigma factor, translating into MGRSERRDEDFTAFVLARSARLVHIARMLCGDPELAEDLVQTALEKAYLRWDRIELGDPFSYVRQAVVNQHISWARRRLWRERPSGHAAELDQHLEQRLGGGAPDQAANVDRRLAIAAALATLTARERAVVVLRYVEDLSEAQTASILGVAVGTVKSAASRALQKLRAAPHLSGSYVGERT; encoded by the coding sequence ATGGGGCGGAGCGAGCGACGGGACGAGGACTTCACGGCCTTCGTGCTGGCCAGGTCCGCGCGGCTGGTGCACATCGCGCGGATGCTCTGCGGCGACCCCGAGCTCGCCGAGGACCTGGTCCAGACCGCGCTGGAGAAGGCCTACCTGCGCTGGGACCGGATCGAGCTGGGCGACCCGTTCAGCTACGTCCGGCAGGCGGTGGTCAACCAGCACATCTCCTGGGCCCGGCGCCGGCTCTGGCGGGAGCGTCCGAGCGGTCACGCCGCCGAGCTGGACCAGCACCTCGAGCAGCGGCTCGGCGGTGGGGCTCCGGACCAGGCCGCGAACGTCGACCGCCGGCTGGCGATCGCGGCCGCGCTGGCGACGCTGACCGCGCGGGAACGGGCCGTCGTCGTGCTCCGGTACGTCGAGGACCTGTCCGAGGCCCAGACGGCGTCGATCCTCGGGGTCGCGGTCGGCACGGTGAAGAGCGCCGCCAGCCGCGCCCTGCAGAAGCTGCGCGCCGCCCCGCACCTGAGCGGCAGCTACGTAGGAGAACGGACATGA
- a CDS encoding SigE family RNA polymerase sigma factor: MSRAGDADFERFVRAQSTPLLRFAEMLCGDRHTAEDLVQQALMRSYPKWHRLDGDRLRYVRRVLVNRFLSQARRRWSNEVPSDPVDNGWDDRAVADFAAEVQTREAVLAALAGLTVRERAVVALRYSQDLSEAETADLLGMAPGTVKSTASRALAKLRLAPDLIETPVGGTR, encoded by the coding sequence ATGAGCCGGGCCGGCGACGCCGACTTCGAGCGGTTCGTGCGGGCCCAGTCGACGCCGTTGCTGCGGTTCGCGGAGATGCTCTGCGGCGACCGGCACACCGCCGAGGACCTGGTCCAGCAGGCGTTGATGCGGTCGTACCCGAAGTGGCACCGGCTGGACGGTGACCGGCTGCGCTACGTCCGCCGGGTGCTGGTCAACCGGTTCCTCTCCCAGGCCCGCCGGCGCTGGTCCAACGAGGTGCCGAGCGACCCGGTCGACAACGGCTGGGACGACCGGGCGGTCGCGGACTTCGCCGCCGAGGTGCAGACCCGCGAGGCCGTGCTCGCCGCGCTGGCCGGGCTCACCGTGCGGGAACGGGCGGTGGTCGCGCTGCGGTACTCCCAGGACCTCTCCGAGGCCGAGACCGCGGACCTGCTCGGGATGGCGCCCGGCACGGTGAAGAGCACCGCGTCCCGCGCGCTGGCGAAGCTGCGTCTGGCACCCGATCTGATCGAAACCCCAGTGGGAGGAACAAGATGA
- a CDS encoding DinB family protein: MPPDQRLGDAVELHLAWLDFYRETVERKLTGLSEEELRSSRLPSGWTPLELLKHLVFVERRWLRWGFLAEDVDEPWGDNGPDGRWGLDGDDTLPNLLAELRSGGERTRKIVSGVDGDGSGEVLATVAAEGGRFGADDVKPTLGWILFHVLQEYARHTGQLDVVRELADGVTGE, encoded by the coding sequence ATGCCGCCTGACCAGCGACTTGGTGACGCCGTGGAACTGCACCTGGCGTGGCTGGACTTCTACCGGGAGACCGTGGAGCGCAAGCTCACGGGGCTCAGCGAGGAAGAGCTGCGCAGCAGCCGGCTGCCGTCGGGGTGGACGCCGTTGGAGCTGCTGAAGCACCTCGTGTTCGTCGAGCGGCGGTGGTTGCGCTGGGGCTTCCTGGCGGAGGACGTCGACGAGCCGTGGGGTGACAACGGTCCGGACGGTCGCTGGGGGCTCGACGGCGACGACACCTTGCCCAATCTGCTCGCGGAGCTCCGGTCCGGTGGCGAACGGACCCGAAAGATCGTCAGCGGGGTGGACGGCGACGGGTCCGGTGAGGTCCTCGCGACGGTCGCTGCCGAGGGTGGGCGGTTCGGCGCCGACGACGTGAAGCCGACGCTGGGGTGGATCCTGTTCCACGTTCTGCAGGAGTACGCCCGCCACACCGGTCAGCTGGACGTCGTCCGGGAACTGGCCGACGGCGTCACCGGCGAGTAG
- a CDS encoding helix-turn-helix transcriptional regulator, with translation MTMIAEETFQRPVGELLRSWRERRRLSQLDLANQVEVSTRHVSFVETGRSKPSREMVLRLAEHLDVPLRDRNQLLLAGGYAPVYSEASLHSPVMLAIRETLRRLLKAHEPFPALVVDRWWNVVEANAGIALFTEDVAPELLAAPINALRLTLHPDGLAPRISNLAEVRVSVLSSLQRQVTGTADPDLQDLYDELRGYGADGERAELPVTAEVVVPMKLRRGDRELSLLTTIATFGTPLDVTVSELMIEQFFPADEATADYLKEL, from the coding sequence ATGACGATGATCGCCGAGGAGACTTTCCAGCGGCCGGTGGGCGAGTTGTTGCGGAGCTGGCGCGAGCGGCGGCGGCTCAGTCAACTGGACCTGGCCAACCAGGTCGAGGTGTCCACCCGCCATGTCAGCTTCGTCGAGACCGGCCGGTCAAAGCCGAGCCGGGAGATGGTGCTGCGGCTGGCCGAGCACCTCGACGTACCGCTGCGGGACCGCAACCAGCTGCTGCTCGCCGGTGGGTACGCCCCGGTCTACAGCGAGGCGTCGCTGCACTCGCCGGTGATGCTCGCGATCCGGGAGACGCTGCGCCGGTTGCTCAAGGCCCACGAACCGTTCCCCGCGCTGGTCGTCGACCGCTGGTGGAACGTCGTCGAGGCGAACGCCGGCATCGCCCTGTTCACCGAGGACGTCGCGCCCGAACTGCTCGCCGCTCCGATCAACGCGCTCCGGCTCACCCTGCACCCGGACGGCCTGGCGCCGCGGATCAGCAATCTCGCCGAGGTCCGGGTCAGCGTGCTGAGCAGCTTGCAGCGCCAGGTCACCGGCACCGCCGATCCCGACCTCCAGGACCTGTACGACGAGCTGCGCGGGTACGGCGCCGACGGGGAGCGGGCGGAGTTGCCGGTGACGGCGGAGGTCGTCGTACCGATGAAGCTGCGGCGCGGGGACCGGGAGCTGTCGCTGCTGACCACGATCGCGACGTTCGGCACGCCGTTGGACGTGACCGTGTCGGAGTTGATGATCGAGCAGTTCTTTCCGGCCGACGAGGCAACGGCCGACTACCTGAAGGAGTTGTGA
- a CDS encoding nuclear transport factor 2 family protein, giving the protein MSTDSTPATTAHDPAATGAEGNAAALADRYFALWNETDSDRRATAITTTWASDGAFVDPSFEATGHQELNALIAGAQQLFPGHRFTRTGEIDHHHNHLRWTWELAAEGRAPIAGGTDIVTLTPAGQIQQVIGFLDFAPAH; this is encoded by the coding sequence ATGAGCACCGACTCCACCCCGGCCACCACCGCCCACGACCCGGCCGCCACCGGCGCCGAGGGCAACGCCGCCGCGCTGGCCGACCGCTACTTCGCCCTCTGGAACGAGACCGACAGCGACCGCCGGGCCACCGCGATCACGACCACCTGGGCTTCCGACGGCGCCTTCGTCGACCCCAGCTTCGAGGCCACCGGCCACCAGGAACTGAACGCCCTGATCGCCGGCGCCCAGCAGCTCTTCCCCGGCCACCGGTTCACCCGTACCGGCGAGATCGACCACCACCACAACCACCTCCGCTGGACGTGGGAGCTGGCCGCCGAGGGTCGGGCGCCGATCGCCGGCGGCACCGACATCGTCACGCTCACTCCCGCCGGCCAGATCCAGCAGGTCATCGGCTTCCTGGACTTCGCCCCGGCGCACTGA
- a CDS encoding aminoglycoside phosphotransferase family protein, producing the protein MIELPESFLAMPRWWKEGGEWLAGLPGAVEEQCARWGLRITGEVAHGSNAVVVPVVRDGVELALRMSPPGDEVAAQVRALRWWNGRGTVRLYDADAGRGAMLLERLGESLAERPVGESMQVLGRLMRRLAVPAPADALSTADIVATRSAELERDWQALGRPFDESYLIAALRVAGSLAVTDSQASVDGDLHADQVLRDIQPLDAVPGRRREPWLVVDPVLLRGDVEFDLARILWTRLDEMGDDAEILQHFATAVGAAGLDRRRARDWIVFRTVDYWLWGLTAGLTEDPVRCHRLLDAFLP; encoded by the coding sequence GTGATCGAGCTGCCGGAGAGCTTTCTCGCGATGCCGCGGTGGTGGAAGGAAGGGGGCGAGTGGCTGGCCGGGCTTCCTGGGGCGGTGGAGGAGCAGTGCGCGCGGTGGGGGTTGCGCATCACCGGCGAGGTTGCCCACGGCTCCAACGCGGTGGTGGTGCCGGTCGTCCGCGACGGGGTTGAACTGGCGCTGCGCATGTCGCCGCCCGGCGATGAAGTAGCAGCCCAGGTCCGCGCCCTGCGGTGGTGGAACGGGCGGGGAACGGTCCGCCTGTACGACGCCGACGCCGGCCGCGGCGCCATGCTGCTCGAGCGGCTCGGGGAGTCGCTGGCCGAGCGGCCTGTCGGGGAATCGATGCAGGTCCTGGGACGGTTGATGCGGCGGCTGGCGGTCCCGGCGCCCGCGGACGCGTTGTCGACCGCGGACATCGTCGCGACGCGATCGGCCGAGCTCGAACGCGACTGGCAAGCCCTCGGCCGCCCGTTCGACGAGAGCTACCTCATCGCCGCTCTCCGGGTCGCCGGTTCGCTCGCCGTCACGGATTCCCAGGCGTCGGTCGACGGTGACCTGCACGCGGACCAAGTACTCCGCGACATCCAGCCGCTCGACGCGGTCCCCGGCCGCCGGCGCGAACCCTGGCTGGTCGTCGATCCAGTCCTGCTGCGCGGCGACGTCGAGTTCGACCTCGCCCGCATCCTCTGGACCCGGCTCGACGAGATGGGTGACGACGCGGAGATCCTGCAGCACTTCGCGACCGCCGTCGGGGCAGCCGGCCTCGACCGTCGGCGCGCTCGGGACTGGATCGTCTTCAGGACCGTCGACTACTGGCTGTGGGGCTTGACCGCCGGTCTCACCGAAGACCCTGTCCGCTGCCACCGCCTGCTCGACGCCTTCCTGCCCTGA
- a CDS encoding class I SAM-dependent methyltransferase, with protein MSSLRFDPEVSRHIETVYTTPDVVEQRRVVRIALALRPGDRVLDVGVGPGLLAAEMAAEVGPDGRVCGVDVSDSMLAIAATRAKVPGGPEVELHAASVDRLPYGSGDFDVVVSTQVFEYVDDVAGALAEVRRVLRPAGRVVLLDTDWDSIVWRSSDDARMRRVLTAFEEHLQDPHLPRTLGDALAKAGFTRTHLQVIPLLNAGFDYRTYSAGLIDIVSAFVPGRAGVTEAEAQAWADDLRSQGDSYFFSLNRYLFVASAL; from the coding sequence ATGAGCAGTTTGAGGTTCGATCCGGAGGTGTCTCGACACATCGAGACCGTGTACACGACGCCGGACGTGGTCGAGCAGCGGCGGGTGGTGCGGATCGCCCTGGCGTTGCGGCCGGGGGACCGGGTGCTCGACGTCGGGGTCGGGCCGGGACTGCTGGCCGCGGAGATGGCGGCCGAGGTGGGGCCGGACGGGCGGGTGTGCGGGGTCGACGTCAGCGACAGCATGCTGGCGATCGCCGCGACCCGGGCGAAGGTGCCGGGTGGGCCGGAGGTCGAGTTGCACGCGGCGTCGGTGGACCGGCTGCCGTACGGCTCGGGCGACTTCGACGTCGTCGTCTCCACCCAGGTCTTCGAGTACGTCGACGACGTGGCGGGCGCGCTCGCCGAGGTCCGCCGCGTACTCCGCCCAGCGGGCCGGGTCGTGCTGCTGGACACCGACTGGGACTCGATCGTCTGGCGCTCGAGCGACGATGCGCGGATGCGGCGGGTGCTGACCGCCTTCGAGGAACACCTGCAGGACCCGCACCTGCCGCGCACGTTGGGCGACGCGCTCGCCAAGGCCGGCTTCACCCGGACCCACCTCCAGGTGATCCCGCTGCTCAACGCCGGCTTCGACTACCGGACCTACAGCGCCGGCCTGATCGACATCGTCTCCGCGTTCGTGCCCGGCCGGGCCGGCGTGACCGAGGCGGAGGCGCAGGCCTGGGCGGACGACCTGCGCAGCCAGGGCGACAGCTACTTCTTCAGCCTCAACCGCTACCTCTTCGTCGCCTCAGCCCTCTGA